Genomic segment of Dromiciops gliroides isolate mDroGli1 chromosome 3, mDroGli1.pri, whole genome shotgun sequence:
AAATTTCTATGACAGAACAAATACATTGTTCTAATGCTTCcatttcatttgaaaatggaaattcagatattaaagataatgaaataGAAACTCCTGTTGAATATAACAATgaaaacaaggaagaagaaattttTGAGCAAGTGGCTGAAGTGACTAAGAATTTTATGTGTGAACCTCATGATGTCATTAAAAATGGCAGTCCTGAAAGTTCTCTAAACAATGCCCCAGAACTTCTCACCACTGAAAGTTTACCCAGAtgtattgatgatgatgatttcaATCTAGAGACTCCAGTACTTCATAAAATAAATGGAACTGTTTGCCCTCAAAAAGATCTGGATATTGTGGATCAACAAGAAAACTTCAAGTGCCCTGCTAATGGATGTgtcagaatatttaaaaaaataagatttctgAATAAGCATGCAAGAAAAGCTCACCCAACTGATTTGAAGGTACAGCAACATATAATGAAGTGGAACAAAGGAAAGTGCCGATTTTGTCAGCGGAAATTTGAGGATTCTCAGCATTTTATAGATCATTTGAAGAGACATATATATCCAAATGTGTACTTTTGTTTACATTTTAGCTGTAATCAGAGATTTAAGCTGTCAACCGAGCTTGCAGAACATAcaaaaagtcacaatgtttttcAGGCTCAGTGTAATTTTCCAGAATGCCATGAGCTTTTTGAAGAGCTTCCTCTACTATATGAACACGAAGCTCAGCATTACTTAAACCCAACACCAGAATCTTCTGCAGAAACAAGTAGAAATGTTTTGGATGCTCTTACAGAACTTCAGTGTGAGAGTCAGGAAAAAGACTTATCTGGTAGTGAAAAAGAAACTGTTGATCTGCCAGTTCCCActtggaaatcaaggaaagatTCTACAGAACCAAAGACATATATACAAAGTGTTGAAAAGAAGACAAACAGTGTAGTTCAGAATGGGAATGACCATTCTTCTGATGGCACTGCTTCAGCTATAAGCTCCATAGACCAAAAGATGACTGTTGTAGAGCCAAATTCTGAAAAAAGTCGTGTTACTAGTGACCAACTATTAGTCAATGGACACAGCGAATCAGAGCAGACATCTTTGGTTTCATCAGATACTGCCCTGAAAAGTGAGACGAGTGGAACAAGGACAGAAAATGGTTCCATTTCACAGAATGTTGAAATAGTACCACAAGAACACAGTCCCCTAGTAGTAGTCTCTCAGTCACCTTCCAAACCAAATCCACCAACTGAAAATACTTCATATGGTTTAATTTTAACCAAGCCATATGTGAGACCATTGCCCCCCAGTTACCTTGATGAACGGTACATCAGTATGCCAAAACGTAGAAAAACTCTGTCTGATAAAGCAGATGCCCATTCTGATCAAGATAGTGTTCATAGCACGTCGTCAGAGAGATTTAGATGTGGCAACTGCTTGACCATCTACTGTAACTCAGAAGCACTTGAGGCTCACCTTGCACAAAAGAAATGTCAGACGCTGTTTGGATTCGACTCAGATGATGAAAGTAAGTCATATAATACGTACTGGGTGGAGGGGAGGCGGGAGAGAAATAAGTGGAAAGTAGTAGTGGAATTGTACCAGGACAAAAGAATTGTACTAACCACAGATATTCAGTATAGGTAGTGTCATTTTAGTGTAATAAGATGAGAAGAATTTAAAACAGTGATCCTGATGGAAATAAAACATTCCTGCTTATCAAAACATAAAGCTGGTGAGGTGCTGTCTTCAAAAGAGAAGCATTGAAATAGTTGAGAATTGTTTTAAAAACGGCTTTGATAGATGAAGGGAAAATTAAAGAGATGGAGAATTGCTTTTTATGAGCTGTACAAAggaatatagtggaaagagcaatgagtTTGGAGTCAtgagccctgggtttgaatcctggctttgctgaTTCTGCATGTGTCACCTTGAGTGAGTTACTTGACATCTCTGGCATGTAGCTTCTCCATCTTAAAGTAAGGGATTTTGACTTGATGATGTAAGG
This window contains:
- the ZNF654 gene encoding zinc finger protein 654 isoform X3 → MALIKCCINHPDINKDLYFHQAFFTCLYMSPLEDQLFQEHVLRTDCKNGIDIICNTEKEGKTTLALQLCESFLIPQLQNGDMYCIWDLIFIWSKLQLKSNPSKQVFVDQCYQLLRTATNVRVIFPFMKIIKDEVEVEGLQICVEICGCALQLDLQDDPNTKCLIYKTIAHFLPNDLEILRICALSVFFLERSLESYYTVERLYKHPDEEYNECTSSVQNRVRFELLPILKKGLFFDPEFWNFIMIKQNCAALLRDKLAAGFLNENTLENATSHPGKMMETQVLDEELVLLMDLSNGEYDPEDVSGAESKGHGNTKKNLTTFNASKVDRNVPRHKCVLCNREFLGGHIVRHAQAHQKKGSFSCVICGRKFRNRGLMLKHLKNHVKKIQRQHFAVVQQEDQEISMTEQIHCSNASISFENGNSDIKDNEIETPVEYNNENKEEEIFEQVAEVTKNFMCEPHDVIKNGSPESSLNNAPELLTTESLPRCIDDDDFNLETPVLHKINGTVCPQKDLDIVDQQENFKCPANGCVRIFKKIRFLNKHARKAHPTDLKVQQHIMKWNKGKCRFCQRKFEDSQHFIDHLKRHIYPNVYFCLHFSCNQRFKLSTELAEHTKSHNVFQAQCNFPECHELFEELPLLYEHEAQHYLNPTPESSAETSRNVLDALTELQCESQEKDLSGSEKETVDLPVPTWKSRKDSTEPKTYIQSVEKKTNSVVQNGNDHSSDGTASAISSIDQKMTVVEPNSEKSRVTSDQLLVNGHSESEQTSLVSSDTALKSETSGTRTENGSISQNVEIVPQEHSPLVVVSQSPSKPNPPTENTSYGLILTKPYVRPLPPSYLDERYISMPKRRKTLSDKADAHSDQDSVHSTSSERFRCGNCLTIYCNSEALEAHLAQKKCQTLFGFDSDDESA